A region of Phosphitispora fastidiosa DNA encodes the following proteins:
- the acsA gene encoding acetate--CoA ligase codes for MGGVINTIPDRKSLRDYDEACRTFSFQGAASELYRERPGPVNIAYQAVDYQAADERLRDKTALFFESGDREEIYTFAQMAAYSNKFANVLKKYGIGKSDRVGIFMSRCPELYMSFMGTVKRGAIVVPLFEAFMEDAVFDRLKDSGAKAVITTPELRNRIPTNKLPDLKHIFVVGGCGTLKKKDIQWHNEMAEASREYEITQVAPEDPYLLLYASGAEGKPKGILHAHRGAVGIYITAKWVHDLCKDDIYWCTADPGWITGISYGFLAPWMHGVSVVVRGGRFDAEDWFRTLSKYRVTVWYSAPTAFRMMIRCGSGLQAKYPLYLRHILSVGEPLTAEVLDWSLRELGQVIYDTWWMSETGMNLICNYRCLPIRVGSIGKPVPGVKAAVIDDEGNELPANHIGNLAIEAGWPAMFSGVWNNHEQYYNYFRHYPWFITGDAAYYDSDGYFFFQGRIDGVINTSGERVGPNEVENRLLQHPAVSDAGVVGKPDPLRGEIVKAYIRLDESYDWTQELADDIRTFVKHGLASHAAPREIEPRSFIPKDREGRNNRSVLKEWALGLDLK; via the coding sequence ATGGGGGGAGTAATTAACACTATTCCTGACCGCAAAAGTCTCCGGGATTATGATGAGGCCTGCAGGACCTTCAGCTTTCAGGGAGCAGCATCAGAATTGTACCGGGAGCGCCCGGGTCCGGTCAACATAGCATATCAGGCTGTGGATTACCAGGCTGCGGATGAAAGGCTCAGGGACAAAACTGCACTGTTTTTTGAGTCGGGTGACAGGGAAGAAATTTATACTTTTGCCCAGATGGCGGCTTATTCCAACAAATTTGCCAATGTGCTCAAAAAATACGGAATTGGTAAGAGCGATCGGGTGGGAATTTTTATGTCCAGATGCCCGGAATTATATATGAGTTTTATGGGAACCGTAAAAAGAGGAGCTATAGTGGTCCCGCTCTTTGAAGCTTTTATGGAAGATGCGGTATTTGACAGGCTTAAAGACAGTGGAGCAAAAGCCGTCATTACCACTCCGGAACTCAGGAACAGAATTCCAACCAATAAATTACCTGACCTGAAACATATATTTGTCGTTGGTGGCTGTGGAACGCTAAAAAAGAAGGATATTCAGTGGCACAACGAAATGGCAGAGGCCTCAAGAGAGTATGAGATTACCCAGGTAGCGCCGGAAGATCCCTATCTGCTTCTTTATGCCTCAGGGGCGGAAGGAAAGCCTAAGGGGATACTGCATGCCCACAGGGGTGCGGTGGGGATATATATTACTGCTAAATGGGTTCATGACCTTTGTAAAGATGATATCTACTGGTGCACAGCGGATCCTGGCTGGATCACCGGAATTAGCTATGGGTTTTTGGCGCCATGGATGCATGGGGTTTCTGTGGTTGTAAGAGGCGGGCGGTTTGATGCTGAAGATTGGTTCAGAACACTCAGCAAGTACCGGGTAACAGTATGGTACAGCGCTCCTACGGCCTTCAGGATGATGATCAGGTGCGGTTCCGGGCTGCAGGCAAAATATCCCCTCTATCTGCGCCATATCCTGAGTGTTGGTGAGCCTTTAACCGCAGAAGTGCTTGATTGGAGCCTGCGGGAACTGGGCCAGGTCATTTACGATACCTGGTGGATGAGCGAAACAGGGATGAACCTTATCTGTAATTACCGCTGCCTGCCCATTAGGGTCGGCTCAATAGGGAAGCCTGTTCCCGGAGTAAAGGCTGCAGTCATAGATGATGAAGGAAATGAACTGCCGGCAAATCACATAGGAAACCTTGCCATTGAAGCCGGCTGGCCGGCGATGTTTTCGGGTGTCTGGAATAATCATGAGCAATATTACAATTATTTCAGACATTATCCGTGGTTTATCACGGGGGATGCGGCCTATTATGACAGTGACGGGTATTTCTTCTTTCAGGGCCGCATTGATGGTGTTATTAATACTTCCGGTGAAAGAGTGGGACCAAATGAAGTGGAAAACAGGCTCCTGCAGCACCCGGCGGTTTCTGATGCCGGTGTTGTCGGGAAACCGGACCCGCTCAGGGGTGAAATTGTAAAGGCATACATAAGGCTTGATGAGTCTTATGATTGGACTCAGGAACTGGCTGATGACATCAGAACCTTTGTTAAGCATGGGTTGGCATCACACGCTGCTCCAAGGGAAATCGAGCCCCGCAGCTTTATTCCCAAAGATAGGGAAGGACGCAACAACCGCAGTGTTTTAAAGGAGTGGGCTCTGGGGCTTGACCTTAAATAG
- a CDS encoding NADH-quinone oxidoreductase subunit NuoF encodes MIKVTVGLASCGIAAGAQKVYDAFQKELDGTDVQLDFSGCMGMCYNEPLVEVRGEDGKRFIYGKLLPENVARIVEEHILKGSPVNEWLVYGDGIVTPDSDFIDKQERILLKHCGVINPESIESYLTVDGYKAIEKAVLSMTPEQVIDEIDRSGLRGRGGGGFPTAAKWRFARRSPGKDKYVICNADEGDPGAFMDRSVLESNPHSVLEGMLTAGYAIGANNGYVYIRAEYPLAINRLKKAIAQAEEKGFLGDNILGSGFSFRLGIREGAGAFVCGEETALIMSIEGKRGMPRIRPPYPVEAGLWNKPTSINNVETYANVPWIMLNGANAFNRYGTETSKGTKVFALAGSIARGGLIEVPMGITIKEIVFDIGGGLASGRKFKAVQTGGPSGGCIPAALADTPVDYESLKKIGAIMGSGGMLIMDESACMVDVAKFFLNFTQEESCGKCTFCRIGTRQMLGILKRISEGEGREGDIELLEELGQKVIAGSLCGLGQSAPNPVLTTIKYYREEYEAHISHNTCPAKKCKAFISYDVNAENCKGCGRCSKECPTGAISGEKKKPFTIDREKCIRCGLCINVCKFDAITVNSGEERGAASNG; translated from the coding sequence TTGATTAAGGTAACGGTAGGCCTGGCTAGCTGCGGCATCGCAGCCGGAGCTCAGAAAGTCTACGATGCTTTCCAGAAAGAGCTGGATGGGACAGATGTGCAGCTTGATTTCAGCGGTTGTATGGGTATGTGTTATAACGAACCCCTGGTAGAGGTTCGCGGCGAAGACGGTAAACGGTTTATTTACGGCAAACTGCTGCCGGAAAATGTTGCCCGGATCGTAGAGGAACATATCCTGAAAGGCAGTCCCGTTAATGAATGGCTGGTTTATGGCGATGGAATTGTGACTCCTGATTCTGACTTCATTGATAAGCAGGAACGGATTTTGTTGAAACACTGTGGGGTAATTAACCCTGAGAGCATAGAAAGTTATTTGACTGTAGACGGCTACAAAGCAATTGAGAAGGCTGTCTTGTCCATGACCCCTGAGCAGGTCATTGATGAAATTGACCGGTCAGGCCTGAGGGGTCGAGGCGGCGGAGGGTTCCCGACTGCAGCCAAATGGCGCTTCGCCAGAAGGTCGCCAGGCAAGGACAAGTATGTTATTTGCAATGCCGATGAGGGTGACCCCGGGGCCTTTATGGACCGCAGTGTCCTGGAAAGTAATCCCCACAGTGTTCTTGAAGGGATGCTCACTGCAGGTTATGCCATTGGGGCAAACAACGGATATGTATATATCAGGGCCGAATATCCCCTGGCAATAAACAGACTTAAAAAGGCTATTGCCCAGGCTGAAGAAAAAGGGTTCCTGGGAGATAACATCTTGGGAAGCGGCTTCAGTTTCCGGCTTGGGATCAGGGAAGGCGCAGGAGCATTTGTCTGTGGGGAAGAGACAGCATTGATAATGTCTATTGAGGGTAAACGCGGTATGCCCCGGATCCGGCCCCCTTATCCGGTTGAGGCGGGACTCTGGAATAAACCTACATCCATAAATAATGTCGAGACTTATGCCAATGTCCCTTGGATAATGCTTAACGGCGCAAATGCCTTTAACCGTTACGGAACAGAGACCAGTAAAGGAACCAAGGTTTTCGCACTGGCAGGAAGTATTGCCAGGGGTGGGCTTATCGAGGTTCCCATGGGAATCACTATTAAGGAAATTGTTTTTGATATCGGGGGTGGGCTGGCTTCGGGACGTAAATTTAAAGCAGTCCAGACCGGTGGGCCGTCAGGAGGATGTATTCCGGCTGCTTTAGCTGACACGCCGGTAGATTACGAGTCATTGAAAAAAATCGGGGCTATCATGGGTTCCGGCGGCATGCTGATAATGGATGAATCTGCCTGTATGGTTGATGTAGCCAAATTCTTTCTGAATTTCACCCAGGAGGAGTCCTGCGGCAAGTGCACCTTCTGCAGGATTGGAACCCGGCAGATGTTGGGGATACTTAAGCGGATTTCAGAAGGCGAGGGCAGGGAAGGCGATATTGAACTTCTTGAAGAACTGGGGCAGAAGGTTATTGCCGGTTCTCTGTGCGGGCTGGGACAGTCGGCGCCAAATCCCGTGCTTACAACCATCAAATATTACCGGGAAGAATATGAGGCTCACATTTCGCATAATACCTGCCCGGCCAAAAAGTGCAAGGCCTTTATTAGTTATGACGTAAATGCCGAAAACTGCAAAGGCTGCGGGAGATGCAGCAAGGAATGCCCTACAGGCGCTATTTCGGGTGAAAAGAAAAAACCCTTTACTATTGACCGGGAAAAGTGTATCCGCTGCGGCTTATGTATCAATGTCTGCAAGTTTGATGCCATAACCGTAAATTCAGGAGAAGAAAGGGGGGCGGCAAGCAATGGCTAA
- a CDS encoding FAD-dependent oxidoreductase — MAKVKITIDGKEIVAEEGSNLLETARCNGIEIPSLCHDSRLEPFGACRQCLVEVEGGRGPVQACGAKVQEGMVVRTATDHILGLRRLGLELLLTEHTGDCIAPCQLACPAEIDIQGFVAHIANSRTAEAAALIREKMPFPASIGRVCPRFCEQECRRNLIEGPVSICFLKRFAGDSELQEGKVNIPPAKPDTGKQVAVVGGGPAGLTAAYYLALEGHRVTIFEAAPELGGMMRYGIPEYRLPKAVLDEEIRVITELCQAVVCNKALGRDFTLRQLKQMGFDAIFIGLGSWANQSLRLEGEDLGGVYSGISFLGRMALKDALPVGSRVVVIGGGNTAMDAARTAVRLGVPEVTVVYRRSRDEMPANPHEITQAEEEGVKLELLTAPVAFIGEGGQVSSIRCVKMQLGEPDSSGRRRPVPVEGSEFEIPVDTVITATGQKLEQSALLGSPEIVLNRWGDIEADSETYQCQAEWLFSGGDCVTGPATAVAAVAAGRKAALSIDLYLRGEAVVAPQKSFNCSRGTLEEIDPEEFADRERIPRTAMPTVAPEVRKDNFQEFETGFTKEMAAKEVERCLSCGCLDVFDCRVRNYATKLEVTTKRLGVGKPKYPILNDHPHIIRDPNKCILCGNCVRVCQEFQGVGALGFVNRGSHTVVLPSLKSPLAETLCKSCGQCVAICPTGALTQQSILAKPGPWLTKKVESVCPYCNVGCKLELEIAGGRIVAVTSPVDSATVNGGDLCARGAFGYDFVHNPERLVKPLVRKNGRFEETGWDEAIQTAGNILREVRDTAGLDSVAIAAAPGLTNEETYTAYKLGRMALGASNIFGTAPVTTNSLLSETGRKGLGPSFADLMDSDLILVVGGEISDDYPIVAHKIRKAAAKGSKVLIISPGATSLQSIAALSLKVRYRNFLSLFEAFLSYVFRYNLIDPAVRENNSILIDTLKERIPGDFYEIIKSVRTKPEKIVKFLQFYLRAHNPVVVVDGYVIGPDELDMVSLFTLITGNLTGSGRGMITLYPYGNIRGQLEMGVRTGASDYTSLIDGIKSGAVRGLLIVSDGLGIDSRLMHQGIKTIVITPFLQDNMAAEVILPGATFAETEGSYTNCEGRMQHLAQALLPPAGKDNRQIMSELAFAMGCQLEYNSGAGIQGEVLRQLLKRRQN, encoded by the coding sequence ATGGCTAAAGTTAAAATTACTATAGACGGCAAGGAAATAGTGGCTGAGGAGGGGAGCAATCTTCTGGAGACCGCCAGGTGTAACGGTATCGAAATTCCGTCCCTCTGCCATGACTCCAGGCTGGAACCATTTGGGGCCTGCCGCCAGTGCCTGGTAGAGGTTGAAGGGGGACGCGGGCCTGTCCAGGCGTGTGGAGCCAAGGTTCAGGAGGGAATGGTAGTCCGGACCGCGACAGATCATATTCTGGGCCTGCGCCGCCTGGGTTTGGAACTTCTGCTGACAGAACATACCGGGGATTGTATTGCGCCATGTCAGCTAGCCTGCCCGGCAGAAATTGATATTCAGGGTTTTGTGGCCCATATCGCTAATAGCAGAACAGCAGAAGCAGCGGCGCTGATAAGGGAAAAGATGCCCTTCCCCGCTTCCATTGGCAGGGTTTGCCCGCGTTTCTGTGAACAGGAATGCCGCCGCAATCTCATTGAGGGACCGGTTTCAATCTGCTTCTTAAAAAGATTTGCCGGAGATTCAGAGTTACAGGAGGGGAAAGTAAATATTCCGCCTGCCAAGCCTGATACAGGCAAACAGGTGGCTGTAGTGGGCGGTGGACCGGCAGGACTGACCGCAGCCTACTACCTTGCACTCGAAGGCCATCGGGTCACAATTTTTGAGGCTGCTCCGGAACTGGGCGGAATGATGAGATATGGTATTCCTGAGTACCGTCTGCCAAAAGCTGTGCTTGATGAGGAAATCAGGGTGATTACCGAACTGTGCCAGGCAGTTGTCTGCAACAAGGCGCTGGGGCGTGATTTTACCCTCAGACAGTTAAAACAAATGGGATTTGACGCCATATTCATTGGTCTCGGGTCCTGGGCTAACCAGAGCCTGAGACTTGAAGGAGAAGACCTTGGCGGAGTATATTCGGGAATAAGCTTCCTGGGCAGGATGGCTCTCAAGGATGCCCTTCCTGTTGGCAGCAGGGTTGTGGTCATAGGAGGCGGCAATACCGCCATGGATGCTGCCCGGACTGCGGTCAGGCTCGGAGTTCCTGAAGTAACCGTTGTCTATCGCCGGTCCAGAGATGAAATGCCGGCAAATCCCCATGAAATAACGCAGGCTGAAGAGGAAGGCGTTAAGCTTGAACTGCTGACAGCTCCGGTTGCGTTTATCGGTGAAGGGGGTCAGGTTAGTTCTATTAGGTGTGTAAAGATGCAGCTGGGAGAACCGGACTCCTCCGGAAGGAGGCGGCCCGTACCTGTTGAAGGCTCCGAGTTTGAGATTCCTGTTGATACAGTAATTACCGCCACCGGGCAAAAGCTGGAACAGTCAGCACTTTTAGGAAGCCCTGAAATTGTTTTGAACCGTTGGGGAGATATTGAAGCAGATTCAGAAACTTATCAGTGCCAGGCTGAGTGGCTGTTCTCAGGTGGCGACTGTGTCACCGGCCCGGCGACAGCTGTTGCGGCAGTGGCTGCCGGTCGCAAGGCGGCGCTGTCAATAGATCTTTACCTCAGGGGAGAAGCTGTGGTGGCACCCCAAAAATCCTTTAACTGCAGCCGGGGTACCCTGGAGGAAATTGACCCTGAAGAATTTGCCGACAGAGAACGAATCCCCAGGACAGCTATGCCTACTGTAGCTCCTGAAGTAAGAAAAGATAACTTCCAGGAATTTGAGACGGGGTTCACCAAGGAAATGGCCGCAAAGGAAGTAGAACGGTGCCTGTCCTGCGGTTGTCTGGATGTGTTTGATTGCAGGGTTCGTAACTATGCTACAAAACTTGAGGTAACCACTAAAAGACTGGGAGTCGGAAAACCCAAATATCCGATTCTTAATGATCATCCGCATATTATCAGGGATCCCAATAAGTGTATCCTGTGCGGCAATTGTGTCCGCGTCTGTCAGGAGTTTCAGGGAGTCGGGGCGCTGGGATTTGTTAACAGAGGTTCACATACGGTGGTTCTGCCATCCCTTAAGTCTCCGCTGGCTGAAACCTTATGTAAATCTTGCGGTCAGTGTGTGGCCATATGTCCTACCGGAGCGCTTACCCAGCAAAGCATTCTGGCTAAACCCGGACCCTGGCTGACGAAAAAAGTGGAATCTGTCTGCCCGTACTGCAATGTTGGCTGCAAATTGGAGCTTGAGATTGCAGGAGGTCGGATAGTAGCCGTCACATCTCCGGTAGACAGCGCCACGGTCAACGGAGGAGACCTTTGTGCCAGGGGGGCTTTTGGATATGATTTTGTTCATAATCCTGAAAGACTGGTTAAACCCCTGGTGAGAAAGAATGGCAGGTTTGAGGAGACTGGCTGGGATGAGGCCATTCAGACTGCCGGGAATATCCTAAGGGAGGTAAGGGACACTGCCGGGCTGGATAGTGTTGCTATTGCTGCAGCGCCAGGGCTCACCAATGAGGAGACCTATACGGCATACAAGCTGGGCCGGATGGCGCTGGGGGCCAGCAACATCTTTGGAACCGCACCTGTAACCACAAACAGCCTGCTTTCCGAAACTGGGAGAAAAGGACTCGGGCCGTCGTTCGCAGACCTGATGGACAGTGACCTGATTCTGGTTGTCGGCGGGGAGATTTCGGATGATTATCCTATTGTGGCCCACAAGATCAGAAAAGCCGCAGCTAAAGGAAGTAAAGTGCTGATAATCAGTCCCGGAGCTACCAGCCTGCAGTCGATTGCTGCTTTAAGCCTTAAAGTCAGATACCGGAATTTCCTCAGCCTTTTCGAAGCATTTCTGAGTTACGTGTTCCGGTATAACCTGATTGACCCTGCTGTAAGGGAAAATAATTCGATTCTGATTGACACTCTGAAGGAACGAATTCCGGGAGACTTCTATGAAATTATCAAATCAGTCAGGACCAAACCCGAAAAAATTGTTAAATTCCTGCAGTTTTACCTGAGGGCTCATAACCCGGTAGTGGTTGTGGACGGATATGTGATTGGACCTGATGAACTTGACATGGTTAGTCTCTTTACCTTGATTACAGGTAATCTGACCGGTTCCGGAAGGGGAATGATCACCCTGTATCCATATGGGAATATCAGGGGACAACTGGAAATGGGTGTCAGGACAGGCGCTTCTGATTATACGTCACTTATTGACGGCATCAAATCCGGAGCTGTCAGAGGGCTGTTAATTGTCAGTGACGGTCTGGGAATTGACAGCAGGCTGATGCACCAAGGTATAAAAACCATTGTCATAACGCCCTTTTTACAGGACAATATGGCTGCTGAAGTAATTCTCCCGGGGGCTACCTTTGCTGAGACAGAAGGCAGTTATACAAACTGTGAAGGAAGAATGCAGCACCTGGCTCAGGCATTGTTACCCCCGGCAGGTAAAGATAACAGGCAGATAATGAGTGAACTTGCTTTTGCAATGGGCTGTCAGCTGGAATATAACAGCGGGGCAGGAATACAGGGAGAAGTACTTAGACAACTGCTTAAAAGAAGACAAAACTAA
- a CDS encoding complex I 24 kDa subunit family protein, giving the protein MGENSVLSKTDNSTDPFEIIDNIVGKSNLDMGSAIVILQKTQAAFGYVSPAMLERISQLTGVPTSVLYSIVTFYAQFRMEPIGENLIQVCHGTACHLAGAERISEAVEMETGAKTGHTSPDGKFTVEKVACLGCCSLGPVMTVNEETLVRMTPEASRHMIQERRGCCSCGGASADANGMSGEVS; this is encoded by the coding sequence ATGGGCGAAAACAGTGTGTTATCGAAAACGGACAACAGTACAGACCCTTTTGAGATCATAGATAATATTGTTGGCAAAAGCAATTTGGACATGGGATCAGCTATTGTAATCCTGCAAAAGACCCAGGCAGCTTTCGGCTATGTCTCTCCGGCTATGCTGGAACGCATATCTCAGCTGACGGGTGTGCCAACAAGTGTGCTTTACAGTATTGTGACTTTTTATGCCCAGTTCAGAATGGAACCTATCGGGGAAAATCTCATTCAGGTATGTCATGGGACGGCATGCCATCTGGCCGGGGCCGAAAGGATTTCGGAAGCTGTGGAAATGGAAACAGGAGCTAAGACTGGACATACAAGCCCTGATGGCAAATTCACCGTAGAAAAGGTGGCCTGTCTCGGCTGCTGCAGCCTCGGTCCTGTAATGACAGTTAATGAAGAGACCTTGGTCAGGATGACTCCGGAGGCATCACGCCATATGATTCAGGAACGGCGCGGCTGTTGCAGTTGTGGCGGAGCATCTGCTGATGCCAATGGGATGTCCGGGGAGGTGAGCTAG
- a CDS encoding sensor histidine kinase, whose protein sequence is MEPDIYNVQNNENNLRLYVKQVTLAQEEERLRIARELHDSTVQSLIAILHQSENFMAKNQNLSTMPYTRFLLQLTEQLKSVIREVRHLSSNLRPSILDHLGLLPSLDYLAEELRKNYGIRTSLEIKGPLHRFQPEVEVSIFRIIQEALNNVARHSEASRVDISIEFGRDTARFMVRDNGIGISGFPEVKSILLSNRKLGLAGMFERAQLINAEIVLETAPGEGTVIYITVPIPGEPA, encoded by the coding sequence GTGGAGCCGGACATCTATAATGTGCAGAACAATGAAAATAACCTGCGTCTGTATGTAAAACAGGTTACCCTGGCCCAGGAGGAAGAAAGACTTCGTATAGCCAGGGAACTTCACGACAGCACTGTTCAGTCATTGATTGCCATACTCCACCAATCAGAAAATTTTATGGCAAAAAATCAGAATTTGAGTACTATGCCATATACCAGGTTCCTTCTGCAGCTTACGGAACAGTTGAAGAGTGTTATCAGGGAGGTTCGTCATTTGAGCTCAAACCTGCGGCCTTCCATTCTTGATCACCTTGGACTGCTCCCCTCACTGGATTACCTTGCCGAAGAACTTCGGAAAAATTACGGAATCAGGACAAGTCTGGAGATAAAGGGTCCACTTCATCGTTTCCAGCCTGAAGTGGAGGTCAGTATTTTCCGGATTATTCAGGAAGCCCTCAACAATGTTGCCCGCCACTCAGAGGCTTCCCGTGTAGACATAAGTATTGAATTTGGCAGGGATACAGCAAGATTTATGGTCAGGGACAACGGTATTGGGATTAGCGGTTTTCCAGAGGTGAAGTCAATCCTTCTCAGCAACCGTAAACTTGGGTTGGCAGGGATGTTTGAGAGGGCACAGCTAATCAATGCAGAAATTGTCCTGGAAACAGCTCCGGGTGAAGGGACTGTTATTTATATTACTGTCCCGATACCAGGAGAACCTGCTTGA
- a CDS encoding response regulator transcription factor has protein sequence MKKNSLQRVSIMLADDHVVVRESIRKLLEDEEMFQVVGEAGDGESAVKLATALKPRVLVIDIDMPKLNGIEATRKIKELSPETAVLILTAYDYEQYIFPILESGASGYLLKDISGQELVRAISAVVRGEPVLHPVVAGKVMQHMRCVKAAESTEQLTSREKEVLRLASMGMRNREIAGRLFLSVRTVETHLRNVFSKIGVNSRTEAILTALRQGIIKIEQLDGGE, from the coding sequence TTGAAAAAAAATTCCTTGCAAAGAGTTTCCATCATGTTAGCCGATGACCACGTGGTAGTAAGGGAGAGTATACGTAAACTCCTGGAAGATGAAGAAATGTTTCAGGTTGTTGGTGAGGCCGGTGATGGTGAAAGCGCCGTTAAGCTGGCTACAGCCCTCAAACCGCGGGTGTTGGTTATAGATATTGATATGCCGAAACTTAATGGAATCGAGGCCACCAGAAAGATAAAGGAATTGAGCCCGGAAACGGCTGTATTGATATTAACTGCATATGACTATGAACAATACATTTTTCCTATCCTGGAATCGGGGGCATCGGGGTATTTGCTCAAAGATATCAGTGGACAGGAGCTGGTTCGTGCGATTAGTGCGGTCGTACGCGGCGAACCTGTTCTGCACCCGGTTGTAGCAGGCAAGGTCATGCAGCATATGCGCTGCGTTAAGGCTGCAGAGAGTACGGAGCAGTTGACCTCTAGGGAAAAAGAGGTTCTTAGGCTTGCCTCCATGGGCATGAGGAACAGGGAAATAGCTGGGAGGCTTTTTCTCAGTGTGCGTACGGTAGAAACCCACTTGCGCAACGTTTTTTCTAAAATAGGGGTTAACTCTCGAACAGAAGCAATTTTGACTGCTTTGAGACAGGGCATAATTAAAATTGAACAACTTGATGGCGGGGAATAA
- a CDS encoding AAA family ATPase, translated as MGSKMIAVAGKGGTGKTTFTALVLRELVNMKKAAILAVDADPNANLNEALGLDVDTTIAEAVDSVKAGEVPTGMTKEAFIEWKLSQSMIETKYVDLLVLGVPTGQGCYCYPNDLLRRHLDNLRGNYDYVVTDNEAGLEHLSRQTVQDIDYFFIISDASARSIRSAGRVKQIVDTLHTKVHNIYLVVTKVMETGIDELMGEIEATGLQLVGTIPYDPEVAEYDLKSKALYELPENSKAVVAVKEIIAKTGL; from the coding sequence ATGGGTTCAAAAATGATTGCAGTTGCAGGAAAAGGCGGTACCGGTAAGACAACTTTCACTGCTCTGGTATTGCGGGAACTGGTGAATATGAAGAAAGCCGCCATTCTTGCCGTAGATGCTGATCCCAATGCTAATCTTAACGAGGCGCTGGGATTGGATGTTGATACTACAATTGCTGAAGCGGTTGACTCTGTTAAGGCCGGTGAAGTGCCTACAGGGATGACTAAGGAAGCATTTATTGAGTGGAAGCTCAGCCAGTCTATGATAGAAACCAAGTATGTTGACCTGCTGGTGCTGGGCGTTCCTACCGGCCAGGGTTGTTATTGTTATCCAAATGACCTGCTGCGCCGGCACCTTGATAACCTGAGGGGCAACTATGACTATGTTGTCACTGATAATGAGGCGGGACTGGAGCATTTGAGCCGCCAGACAGTTCAGGATATTGATTACTTTTTTATTATCAGCGACGCTTCGGCGCGCAGCATCCGATCTGCCGGCAGAGTAAAGCAGATTGTCGATACACTGCATACAAAGGTTCACAATATCTATCTTGTTGTGACAAAAGTTATGGAAACCGGCATTGATGAACTTATGGGGGAAATCGAAGCAACAGGTCTCCAACTGGTGGGGACTATTCCCTACGACCCGGAGGTCGCCGAATATGACTTGAAGAGTAAGGCGCTGTACGAGCTGCCGGAGAACTCCAAAGCTGTCGTGGCTGTAAAGGAAATTATAGCGAAAACAGGTCTGTAA
- the splB gene encoding spore photoproduct lyase has product MESKILVNKGEFSFIPRRAYFEREALEYQLGKEIHQALEEMGVEIKLAGSHNRITGIPGKTPREAYQEGKNTMVVGVRKTLEFQTCKPSAHFQLPLATSCPGMCQYCYLNTTLGKKPYIRVYVNIDQILDKAKEYITSREPEITIFEGAATSDPLPVEPYTGALAKAINYFGIQEMGRFRFVTKFTNVDSLLKLEHKGHTRFRFSLNAPTVIDRYEQRTPRLLQRLEAARKVYQAGYPTGFIVAPIIEYEGWQEEYRAVFSELRKRFGSGEQLTIELITHRFTQRAKNNILDIFPETTLPMVEENRKFKYGQFGYGKYVYPPEKMAEIKTFLQDMVDQSIPQAAVEYFV; this is encoded by the coding sequence ATGGAGTCAAAAATTCTCGTGAATAAAGGAGAATTTTCTTTTATACCCCGGAGGGCATATTTCGAGAGAGAGGCTCTGGAGTATCAGCTGGGAAAAGAAATACACCAGGCTCTGGAAGAGATGGGGGTGGAGATAAAACTGGCCGGGTCTCACAACAGAATAACCGGGATACCCGGAAAAACGCCCCGGGAAGCATATCAGGAGGGCAAGAATACTATGGTTGTGGGAGTCAGGAAGACTCTTGAGTTTCAGACCTGCAAGCCCTCGGCACACTTTCAGCTGCCTTTGGCGACTAGCTGCCCAGGGATGTGCCAATATTGTTACCTGAACACGACACTTGGCAAAAAACCCTATATCAGGGTCTATGTTAATATTGATCAGATATTGGACAAGGCCAAAGAGTATATTACTTCCAGAGAGCCGGAGATTACAATTTTTGAGGGTGCGGCCACCTCGGACCCCCTTCCTGTTGAACCTTATACCGGGGCCTTGGCGAAAGCTATTAACTATTTCGGTATCCAGGAAATGGGCAGGTTCAGGTTTGTGACCAAATTCACCAATGTGGACAGCCTGTTGAAGCTGGAACACAAAGGCCATACCAGATTTCGATTCAGCCTAAATGCCCCTACGGTTATTGACCGGTATGAGCAGAGAACTCCAAGGCTGCTCCAACGCCTTGAAGCTGCCCGGAAGGTATATCAGGCGGGCTACCCGACAGGGTTTATTGTGGCTCCGATAATTGAGTATGAAGGCTGGCAGGAGGAATACCGGGCTGTGTTTTCCGAGCTGAGGAAACGCTTTGGTTCCGGGGAACAGCTCACCATTGAGCTGATAACCCATCGCTTTACCCAGAGGGCCAAAAATAACATCCTGGATATCTTCCCGGAGACGACTCTGCCAATGGTGGAAGAGAACCGCAAATTCAAGTACGGCCAGTTCGGTTATGGTAAATATGTGTATCCCCCGGAGAAAATGGCAGAAATAAAAACCTTCTTACAGGACATGGTGGACCAAAGCATCCCCCAGGCAGCAGTGGAATATTTTGTATGA